From a single Paenibacillus sp. FSL W8-0426 genomic region:
- a CDS encoding mechanosensitive ion channel family protein, which translates to MLPFEFATEPPTSTSEEAVQTAIRWTDKLWNQLTDGEMWMSILFSSLRLIIIFILTRIAIKVVHRIIDRSMSRKQEGRIRVNPRRFVTVGELLKNATSITCNFIMVLLVLSELNVKVGPLLASAGVLGLAIGFGAQGLVKDVITGFFIILEDQFAVGDVIQTGSYKGTVEVIGLRTTKLVSWQGEVHIIPNGTIASVTNFSMSNSLAVVDIPMKAEQSLDESVHLVKRALAGIEDRDLNIVKVPDVLGIQSMTTSEYVVRIVAECMPNSRASVERQIQSDVKKMFEYRDNSSQAALEFASAQEKDEGDGRGGA; encoded by the coding sequence ATGTTGCCCTTTGAATTTGCGACAGAACCACCGACCTCCACGTCGGAGGAAGCCGTTCAGACCGCTATCCGGTGGACAGATAAATTGTGGAACCAGTTAACCGATGGCGAAATGTGGATGAGCATTCTGTTCAGTTCGCTTCGTCTGATCATTATTTTCATTCTTACACGTATTGCCATAAAGGTAGTGCATCGAATCATCGACCGTTCCATGTCCCGCAAACAAGAAGGACGGATACGCGTGAATCCACGGAGGTTCGTAACGGTTGGCGAGCTGCTTAAAAATGCGACCTCCATTACGTGTAACTTTATTATGGTATTGCTGGTGCTGTCGGAGCTGAACGTCAAGGTAGGACCGCTATTGGCTAGTGCCGGCGTGCTTGGTCTTGCCATCGGGTTCGGGGCTCAGGGCCTTGTCAAGGACGTTATTACCGGATTTTTCATTATTCTTGAAGATCAGTTCGCCGTGGGAGATGTCATTCAGACCGGCTCTTACAAAGGAACAGTGGAAGTGATTGGTCTGAGAACGACTAAATTGGTGAGCTGGCAGGGTGAGGTTCATATCATTCCTAATGGTACGATCGCGAGCGTGACGAACTTCTCCATGTCCAACTCCCTTGCTGTTGTCGATATTCCAATGAAAGCAGAGCAGAGCTTGGATGAGTCTGTCCATCTTGTAAAAAGGGCCCTCGCCGGCATCGAGGACCGCGATCTCAATATCGTCAAGGTTCCTGATGTGCTCGGCATTCAGTCTATGACGACCTCAGAGTATGTAGTGCGAATCGTAGCCGAGTGTATGCCCAATTCGCGGGCATCGGTGGAACGCCAAATCCAGAGCGATGTGAAAAAAATGTTCGAATACCGGGATAACAGCAGTCAGGCTGCGCTGGAGTTTGCTTCAGCCCAGGAAAAGGACGAGGGGGATGGAAGAGGTGGAGCGTAA
- a CDS encoding DUF3343 domain-containing protein, with translation MDEWLDDWLLIAFDSTQQALRAEMLLEFAEIEIDLFPTPKEITAGCALCIQFPKEDLARVQQIIRNEFVEIRGLYFKNETSYDNIPM, from the coding sequence ATGGACGAATGGTTGGATGATTGGCTGCTTATTGCTTTTGATTCGACCCAGCAGGCGCTTAGGGCAGAGATGCTGCTTGAGTTTGCGGAGATCGAAATTGATTTGTTTCCAACGCCGAAGGAAATTACGGCAGGCTGCGCATTATGCATCCAATTCCCCAAAGAGGATCTTGCCAGAGTTCAGCAGATCATTCGCAATGAATTCGTCGAGATCAGGGGCCTCTATTTCAAAAATGAAACAAGCTATGATAACATACCGATGTAG
- the yyaC gene encoding spore protease YyaC — protein sequence MNPTSHSFSSHDTTSLKISHTDPGARSAIIHRLMFHLYKAHSLRNVVVVCIGTDRSTGDCLGPLVGSSLSKWDSPLFHLYGTLDEPVHAMNLQDTLNKINAAHHNPYIIAVDACLGQSSSVGCIQVVNGPLKPGAGVNKELPPVGDIHLAGIVNVGGFMEYFVLQNTRLSLVMRMSEMIASSLYSAIREWHTRSTLLAVRD from the coding sequence ATGAATCCAACTTCACATTCCTTTTCGTCTCATGATACCACCAGTCTAAAGATTTCGCATACTGATCCTGGCGCCCGCTCCGCTATTATCCACCGTTTAATGTTCCATCTATACAAAGCCCATTCCCTGCGAAATGTCGTCGTGGTGTGCATCGGCACCGATCGCTCAACCGGCGATTGCCTTGGCCCGCTTGTGGGTTCGTCCCTGTCGAAATGGGACAGCCCCCTCTTTCACCTATACGGGACCCTCGACGAGCCTGTGCATGCCATGAACTTGCAGGATACGTTGAATAAAATCAACGCAGCCCATCACAATCCCTACATTATTGCCGTCGATGCCTGTCTGGGACAATCATCCAGCGTTGGATGCATTCAAGTCGTTAACGGTCCATTAAAGCCTGGAGCAGGCGTAAATAAAGAATTACCGCCGGTCGGCGATATCCATCTTGCTGGTATCGTTAACGTCGGCGGTTTCATGGAATACTTTGTTTTACAGAACACCCGGCTGAGCCTTGTCATGCGTATGTCCGAAATGATCGCCAGCAGCTTGTATTCCGCCATTCGCGAATGGCATACCCGTTCTACTCTGCTTGCTGTG